One region of uncultured Fusobacterium sp. genomic DNA includes:
- a CDS encoding ATP-binding protein produces the protein MKRKIEEKLIEWKNRENHKPLIIDGARQIGKTYIAFSFGKENYKNSVYFNFENSKDLNRIFEKDLNPERIIRELSVFSGSTILEKETLIIFDEIQASEKALTSLKYFYEEKPNYDIICAGSLLGVALNRESYSFPVGKVELLRMYPMDFEEFLWALNEIELSKMIREHFNSNEAFSLHDKAMEYYKKYLVIGGMPRVILDYIETENFDFVYSSQKTLNDSYIADMAKYATPYETVKIMNTFNSIPAQLAKENKKFQYKVIKSGARANEYEVPIEWLVSSGVINKCVKVTEGKLPLKAYSEPSSFKIYLADTGLLCSKFEIPANIILYGNDTFVEFRGALTENYVCSALAMNNYASYYFEKNQTLEIDFVIQDKEGNIIPVEVKSAEHVRATSLNNYIKRYSPKYSIRVSGKNFGFENGIKSVPLYAVFCI, from the coding sequence ATGAAGAGAAAAATAGAAGAAAAATTAATTGAATGGAAAAATAGAGAAAATCACAAACCTCTTATAATAGATGGTGCAAGGCAGATAGGAAAAACTTATATAGCTTTTTCTTTTGGAAAAGAAAATTATAAGAATAGTGTTTATTTTAACTTTGAGAACTCAAAGGATCTAAATAGAATCTTTGAAAAGGATTTGAATCCTGAAAGAATTATAAGAGAGCTTTCAGTATTTTCAGGAAGTACTATTTTAGAAAAGGAAACACTTATTATTTTTGATGAGATACAAGCTAGTGAAAAAGCATTAACTTCTTTAAAATATTTTTATGAAGAAAAGCCTAATTATGATATTATATGTGCAGGAAGCCTTTTAGGAGTGGCACTAAATAGAGAAAGCTATTCTTTTCCAGTAGGGAAAGTAGAATTATTAAGAATGTATCCTATGGATTTTGAAGAGTTTTTATGGGCTTTAAATGAAATAGAACTTTCTAAAATGATAAGAGAACATTTTAATAGTAATGAGGCTTTTTCTTTACATGATAAAGCTATGGAATATTATAAGAAATACCTTGTTATAGGTGGAATGCCAAGGGTTATCTTAGATTATATAGAAACAGAAAATTTTGATTTTGTTTATTCATCACAAAAAACTCTTAATGATTCATATATTGCAGATATGGCAAAATATGCAACACCTTATGAAACTGTAAAAATAATGAATACCTTTAATAGTATACCAGCTCAATTAGCAAAGGAAAATAAGAAATTTCAATATAAGGTTATTAAATCTGGAGCAAGGGCAAATGAGTATGAAGTTCCTATTGAATGGCTTGTATCTTCTGGAGTAATTAATAAATGTGTTAAAGTAACAGAGGGAAAATTACCATTAAAAGCTTATTCAGAGCCTTCATCGTTTAAAATATATTTAGCTGATACAGGGTTATTATGTTCAAAATTTGAGATACCTGCTAATATAATTTTATATGGAAATGATACTTTTGTAGAGTTTAGAGGGGCATTAACTGAGAATTATGTCTGTTCAGCTTTAGCTATGAATAACTATGCCTCTTATTATTTTGAGAAAAATCAAACTTTAGAAATAGATTTTGTAATTCAAGATAAAGAGGGAAATATTATTCCAGTAGAGGTAAAAAGTGCTGAGCATGTTAGAGCCACAAGTCTTAATAACTATATAAAAAGATATTCTCCTAAATACTCAATAAGAGTTTCAGGAAAAAATTTTGGATTTGAAAATGGAATAAAGAGTGTTCCTCTATATGCTGTGTTCTGTATTTAA
- a CDS encoding AAA family ATPase yields MKKIPIGIEDFKMLISDDYFYIDKTKFIEEIMNDGALVKLFTRPRRFGKTLNMSMLKYFFDIRKAEENEKLFDSLYIKKSPVFVEQGKYPVIFISLKGLIGDTLEKLIDSLKIKISKLFAEYRDLIEKLDKFDTALFEKMILREDISEAELSEALLTLTDILCRYYKKQVIVLIDEYDAPLTYAYGHGYYKEAVEFFKTLYSNVLKTNSNLKMGVLTGAIRVAQAGIFSDLNNIETHTILDEAYDEYFGLLENEVENALIEYKAEDKLEDVKSWYDGYKFGNMEVYNPWSILKYVKYKKLDAYWINTSGNALIKELLLLSDGTVFKDLDDLVKGQEKIIYVNENIALGNNLDPNRLWELMLFSGYLTVKEKMNNEAYLVKIPNKEIQSFFKGLFAEIVFKEKSNITSMKAALESKDINTIVRILEKVVLNAMSFYDTSKKLENPYQTLLAGFFYALDAYYEMKSNSETGYGRADIVLIPRNRKWSGYIFELKRAKTQNLEKEASKALEQIEEKKYDTLLINEGIKDIIKIGLVFDGKKAVAYY; encoded by the coding sequence ATGAAGAAAATTCCTATTGGGATAGAAGATTTTAAAATGTTAATATCAGATGATTACTTCTATATTGATAAGACTAAATTTATTGAAGAAATAATGAATGATGGAGCTTTAGTTAAACTTTTCACTCGCCCAAGAAGATTTGGAAAAACTCTTAATATGTCTATGCTAAAATACTTTTTTGATATAAGAAAAGCAGAAGAGAATGAAAAGTTATTTGACAGTTTATATATAAAAAAATCTCCTGTATTTGTAGAGCAGGGAAAATATCCTGTAATTTTTATTAGTTTGAAAGGTTTAATAGGAGATACTTTAGAAAAACTTATAGATAGCTTAAAAATTAAGATTTCTAAGTTATTTGCTGAATACAGAGATTTAATAGAAAAATTAGATAAATTTGATACTGCTTTATTTGAAAAAATGATATTAAGGGAAGATATAAGTGAAGCGGAACTTAGTGAAGCTTTGCTGACATTAACAGACATACTATGTAGATACTATAAAAAGCAGGTAATAGTTTTAATAGATGAGTATGATGCTCCATTAACTTATGCTTACGGACATGGTTACTATAAAGAAGCAGTAGAGTTTTTTAAAACTTTATATAGTAATGTTTTAAAAACTAATTCAAATCTTAAAATGGGAGTTCTTACAGGAGCAATAAGGGTTGCTCAAGCAGGGATATTCTCTGATCTCAATAATATTGAAACTCATACAATACTTGATGAAGCTTATGATGAATATTTTGGGCTTTTGGAAAATGAAGTTGAAAATGCTTTAATAGAATATAAAGCCGAAGATAAATTAGAAGATGTTAAGTCATGGTATGATGGCTATAAATTTGGAAATATGGAAGTATACAATCCTTGGAGTATTTTAAAATATGTAAAATATAAAAAATTAGATGCTTATTGGATAAACACTTCAGGAAATGCTTTAATTAAAGAATTATTACTTCTTTCAGATGGAACAGTTTTTAAAGACTTGGATGATTTAGTAAAAGGGCAGGAAAAAATTATATATGTTAATGAAAATATAGCTTTAGGAAATAATTTAGACCCTAATAGGCTTTGGGAGCTTATGTTATTTTCAGGATATCTAACTGTAAAAGAAAAAATGAATAATGAAGCATATTTAGTAAAAATTCCTAACAAAGAAATTCAATCATTTTTTAAAGGACTTTTTGCTGAAATAGTATTTAAAGAGAAAAGTAATATAACAAGTATGAAAGCAGCTTTAGAAAGTAAAGATATAAATACTATTGTAAGAATTTTAGAAAAGGTTGTACTTAATGCAATGAGTTTTTATGATACAAGTAAAAAACTTGAAAATCCGTATCAAACATTACTTGCAGGATTTTTCTATGCCTTAGATGCTTATTATGAAATGAAATCAAATTCAGAAACAGGATATGGTAGAGCCGATATAGTATTAATACCAAGAAATAGAAAATGGTCAGGCTATATATTTGAGTTGAAAAGAGCCAAAACACAAAATCTTGAGAAAGAGGCGTCAAAGGCTCTTGAGCAGATAGAAGAAAAGAAATATGATACTTTACTAATAAATGAAGGAATAAAAGATATAATAAAAATAGGTTTGGTTTTTGATGGGAAGAAAGCAGTGGCTTATTATTAA
- a CDS encoding DUF3427 domain-containing protein, translating into MNMLKSNCQMYKINKIYTRKDIGEILGTSTKGGNWATGYTTFNDELYIFTTIDGAGRTGHNYHNKFLENDILEWHGKMNSHVNQPLIKRIINNDIKVYIFIRYNDKPQFTYIGLGRCIKYFDESPVRIYFDYEKRNLELLEMENIEKIEDLEKISITEKESIIKSRIGHSKLKELLLNNIKECQLCNIKKEELLIASHIKPWSKSNSQERLDLNNVLLLCPLHDSLFDKGFISFSDDGKIIISNVLSEKDILSLNLSEDLRINLKEEQKKYMKYHRENILKIG; encoded by the coding sequence ATGAATATGCTGAAAAGTAATTGCCAAATGTATAAAATTAATAAAATTTACACAAGAAAGGATATTGGAGAAATATTAGGCACTTCTACAAAAGGAGGAAATTGGGCAACTGGTTATACTACTTTCAATGATGAACTATATATTTTTACAACTATTGACGGAGCAGGAAGAACAGGGCATAATTATCATAATAAATTTCTAGAAAATGACATTTTAGAATGGCATGGTAAAATGAATAGTCATGTAAATCAACCTCTTATAAAAAGAATAATAAATAACGATATAAAAGTATATATTTTTATAAGATATAATGATAAACCTCAATTTACTTATATAGGATTAGGAAGATGTATTAAATATTTTGATGAAAGTCCAGTAAGAATATATTTCGATTATGAAAAAAGAAATTTAGAATTATTAGAAATGGAAAACATTGAAAAAATAGAGGACTTAGAAAAAATTTCTATTACAGAGAAAGAAAGCATTATAAAGAGTAGAATAGGACATTCCAAATTAAAAGAACTTCTATTAAATAATATAAAGGAGTGTCAACTATGTAATATAAAAAAAGAAGAATTATTAATAGCTAGTCATATTAAACCATGGAGCAAATCAAATTCACAAGAGAGATTAGATTTAAATAATGTTTTATTATTGTGTCCTCTTCACGATTCTTTATTTGATAAAGGTTTTATATCTTTTAGTGATGATGGAAAGATTATCATTTCCAATGTTTTAAGTGAAAAAGATATATTAAGCTTAAATCTTAGTGAGGATTTAAGAATAAATTTAAAAGAGGAACAAAAGAAATATATGAAATATCATAGAGAAAACATTTTAAAAATTGGATAA
- a CDS encoding metallophosphoesterase produces the protein MIRTKISLISTLVFFLAFTFSYAIKDGEYYKLTILHTNDIHGNLENLPEYSTIINQERKNIENLLILEGGDLFARGEFSIFNGIPEMKILNTIGYDAWVLGNNDFRKPINKKLPEDDKTLNNLIKLSKQPTLCANVVYKENEKLLAGVKPYIIKKINGVKIGIIGLTSMKPQVRGYEPDKIFLDAEKTLKEQIAKLEGKTDINIVLSHCGLAVDTKLANVAGVSAVLGADDHYHMSSPIYWVWGNEKSVPIVQHGGEEKHVLGKLELVFQKKDGKMKLVNFSGSEYDIKFVQEDKKVREIIEEYREKLRNIPVIRKSA, from the coding sequence ATGATAAGGACTAAAATTAGTTTAATTTCTACTCTTGTATTTTTTCTAGCATTTACTTTTTCATATGCAATAAAAGATGGTGAGTACTACAAATTAACAATTTTGCACACAAATGATATTCATGGGAATCTTGAGAACCTGCCAGAGTATTCAACTATTATTAATCAAGAACGTAAAAATATTGAGAACCTATTGATTCTTGAGGGTGGAGATCTTTTTGCTAGAGGGGAATTTAGTATATTTAATGGAATACCTGAAATGAAAATTCTTAACACAATTGGTTATGATGCTTGGGTTTTAGGAAATAATGATTTTAGAAAACCTATAAATAAGAAATTACCTGAAGATGATAAAACTTTAAATAATCTTATTAAACTTTCAAAGCAACCAACTCTTTGTGCCAATGTTGTGTATAAAGAAAATGAAAAGCTATTAGCTGGAGTAAAACCATATATTATAAAAAAGATAAATGGAGTTAAAATAGGAATAATTGGTTTAACTTCAATGAAGCCTCAAGTGAGAGGATATGAGCCAGATAAAATATTTTTAGATGCAGAAAAAACTTTGAAGGAGCAGATTGCTAAGTTAGAAGGAAAAACAGACATAAATATAGTTTTATCTCACTGTGGACTTGCAGTAGATACTAAATTGGCTAATGTTGCAGGAGTTTCAGCAGTATTAGGAGCTGATGATCATTATCATATGTCTTCTCCTATCTATTGGGTATGGGGAAATGAAAAAAGTGTTCCAATAGTTCAGCATGGAGGAGAAGAGAAACATGTTTTAGGAAAACTTGAACTTGTTTTTCAAAAGAAAGATGGAAAGATGAAGTTAGTTAATTTCTCTGGAAGTGAATATGATATAAAGTTTGTTCAAGAAGATAAGAAAGTTAGAGAGATAATAGAGGAGTATAGAGAAAAATTAAGAAATATTCCTGTAATAAGAAAATCAGCATAG